The Hemibagrus wyckioides isolate EC202008001 linkage group LG10, SWU_Hwy_1.0, whole genome shotgun sequence genome includes a window with the following:
- the si:ch73-60h1.1 gene encoding calcium/calmodulin-dependent protein kinase type IV, with protein sequence MPSSRLNAGSVDYWVDGSRRDVSLEEFYTVGPELGRGATSVVYRCEEKQTEKPYAAKVLKKTIDKKIVRTEIGVLLRLSHPNIIRLKEIFETKTEISLILELVTGGELFDRIVERGYYSERDAAHVIKQILEAVAYLHENGVVHRDLKPENLLYADLSIDAPLKIADFGLSKIIDEQVTMKTVCGTPGYCAPEILRGNAYGPEVDMWSVGVILYILLCGFEPFFDPRGDQYMYSRILNCDYEFVSPWWDEVSLNAKDLVSKLIVLDPHKRLSVQQALEHPWVLGKAARFSHMDTTQRKLQEFNARRKLKAAMKAVVATSRMHEGSRRRTDSCEIPSSDKNSRQCSLAKDAPMDTQSESVNPVEEDMVKTEEKEASHDPSSPIHASLSPKPSTLTVGTMPTRPPLKAEGLRQTTVMSMAPVVRPRVPKKSCSVDPGVKHEPLPVLASPPSPKSMSNGFVETGNSTAECQ encoded by the exons GGGGGCCACATCAGTTGTGTATCGCTGTGAAGAGAAGCAAACAGAGAAGCCCTATGCAGCTAAGGTTTTGAAGAAGACT ATTGACAAGAAAATTGTGAGAACAGAAATCGGGGTTCTACTACGTCTTTCCCATCCGAACATT ATTCGCCTGAAAGAGATCTTCGAGACTAAAACAGAGATCTCTCTAATCCTAGAGCTCGTCACCGGCGGGGAACTTTTTGACAG GATTGTGGAGAGAGGCTACTACAGTGAACGAGATGCTGCTCATGTAATCAAGCAGATCCTGGAGGCAGTGGCG TACTTGCATGAAAATGGGGTCGTTCACAGGGACCTCAAACCAGAAAACCTGTTATATGCTGATCTGTCAATAGACGCTCCTCTCAAGATAG CTGACTTTGGACTCTCCAAGATAATAGACGAGCAAGTTACGATGAAGACAGTGTGTGGTACTCCTGGCTATTGTG CTCCTGAAATTCTCAGAGGCAACGCTTACGGCCCTGAGGTAGACATGTGGTCCGTGGGAGTGATCCTGTATATACT GCTATGTGGGTTCGAACCGTTTTTCGATCCGAGAGGAGACCAGTACATGTACAGCCGCATCCTCAACTGTGACTATGAGTTTGTCTCCCCCTGGTGGGATGAGGTCTCCCTCAATGCAAAGGATCTG gtcagtaAGCTTATAGTTCTGGACCCTCATAAGCGTCTGAGCGTGCAGCAGGCTCTGGAGCATCCATGGGTGCTTGGCAAAGCAGCACGCTTCTCCCACATGGACACCACGCAGAGGAAACTGCAGGAGTTTAATGCTCGCCGCAAACTGAAG GCTGCCATGAAAGCTGTGGTAGCAACAAGCCGCATGCACGAGGGCTCGAGGCGTCGCACCGACAGCTGTGAGATCCCCAGCTCTGACAAGAACTCACGGCAATGCAGCTTGGCAAAAGATGCACCCATGGACACCCAGAGTGAATCTGTGAATCCTGTTGAAGAAGACATGGTAAAGACTGAGGAGAAGGAGGCATCACATGACCCAAGTTCCCCCATTCACGCCTCCCTGAGCCCCAAACCCTCCACTCTGACAGTGGGAACCATGCCCACCAGGCCACCCTTAAAGGCAGAGGGGCTGAGACAGACCACGGTCATGTCCATGGCTCCAGTGGTCCGGCCCAGGGTGCCAAAGAAAAGCTGCTCGGTGGATCCTGGGGTTAAGCATGAGCCCTTGCCGGTTCTCGCCAGCCCTCCCAGCCCTAAAAGCATGAGCAATGGCTTTGTTGAGACTGGAAACAGCACAGCAGAGTGTCAATGA
- the elavl1b gene encoding ELAV-like protein 1b isoform X2, translating to MAVRRGHIRYLKVCEVQSQGNDRDLQQLSKGASMKDAYNIPNGFESHLGDEPKDAKTNLIVNYLPQNMSQDELRSLFSSIGEVESAKLIRDKMGGHSLGYGFVNYINPSDAERAISTLNGLRLQSKTIKVSYARPSSDSIKDANLYISGLPKTMTQKDVEDLFSQYGRIINSRVLVDQASGLSRGVAFIRFDKRIEAEDAIKGLNGQKPPGASEPITVKFAANPNQAKNSQLLSQFYHTQSRRFGGPVHHQTQRFRFSPMSVDHMSSVSSMNVSGSSTPGWCIFIYNLGQDCDEGLLWQMFGPFGAVTNVKVIRDFNTNKCRGFGFVTMTNYEEAAMAIASLNGYRLGDKVLQVSFKTSKSHK from the exons ATGGCTGTTAGAAGGGGACACATAAGATACCTGAAG GTTTGTGAGGTGCAGAGCCAGGGTAATGACAGAGATTTGCAGCAGCTTAGCAAGGGAGCCAGCATGAAG GACGCCTACAACATCCCTAACGGTTTTGAAAGCCACTTGGGAGACGAGCCAAAAGATGCTAAAACAAACCTGATAGTCAATTACCTGCCACAGAACATGTCGCAGGATGAGCTGCGCAGTCTGTTCAGCAGCATCGGTGAGGTGGAGTCTGCCAAACTTATTCGGGACAAAATGGGAG gcCACAGTTTAGGGTACGGATTTGTTAACTATATTAACCCTAGTGATGCAGAAAGGGCAATCAGTACTCTCAATGGGCTGAGACTACAGTCTAAAACTATCAAG GTCTCTTATGCCAGGCCAAGCTCTGACTCAATTAAAGATGCCAATCTTTACATTAGTGGCTTGCCCAAGACCATGACTCAGAAAGATGTGGAAGACTTATTTTCCCAGTATGGACGCATCATAAACTCAAGGGTGCTGGTAGACCAGGCTTCAG GCTTGTCACGTGGAGTCGCTTTTATTCGCTTTGACAAGAGAATTGAAGCAGAAGATGCCATCAAAGGTCTGAATGGTCAAAAGCCCCCTGGAGCATCTGAGCCCATCACAGTAAAGTTTGCAGCAAATCCTAACCAGGCAAAGAACTCCCAGCTGCTGTCCCAGTTCTATCACACACAGTCTCGGCGCTTTGGAGGCCCTGTTCATCACCAGACTCAGAGGTTCAG GTTCTCACCAATGAGTGTAGACCACATGAGTAGTGTTTCGAGCATGAACGTATCCGGGAGCTCGACCCCTGGCTggtgcatttttatttacaacCTGGGACAAGATTGCGACGAAGGCCTGCTGTGGCAGATGTTCGGCCCATTCGGCGCAGTCACCAACGTCAAAGTCATCCGCGACTTCAACACCAACAAATGCCGAGGCTTTGGTTTCGTCACGATGACCAATTACGAAGAGGCCGCCATGGCCATTGCCAGCCTCAACGGATACCGTCTGGGAGACAAGGTCCTGCAAGTCTCCTTCAAGACCAGCAAGTCTCACAAATAA
- the elavl1b gene encoding ELAV-like protein 1b isoform X1, with protein sequence MAVRRGHIRYLKVCEVQSQGNDRDLQQLSKGASMKDAYNIPNGFESHLGDEPKDAKTNLIVNYLPQNMSQDELRSLFSSIGEVESAKLIRDKMGGHSLGYGFVNYINPSDAERAISTLNGLRLQSKTIKVSYARPSSDSIKDANLYISGLPKTMTQKDVEDLFSQYGRIINSRVLVDQASDDITYPIPGLSRGVAFIRFDKRIEAEDAIKGLNGQKPPGASEPITVKFAANPNQAKNSQLLSQFYHTQSRRFGGPVHHQTQRFRFSPMSVDHMSSVSSMNVSGSSTPGWCIFIYNLGQDCDEGLLWQMFGPFGAVTNVKVIRDFNTNKCRGFGFVTMTNYEEAAMAIASLNGYRLGDKVLQVSFKTSKSHK encoded by the exons ATGGCTGTTAGAAGGGGACACATAAGATACCTGAAG GTTTGTGAGGTGCAGAGCCAGGGTAATGACAGAGATTTGCAGCAGCTTAGCAAGGGAGCCAGCATGAAG GACGCCTACAACATCCCTAACGGTTTTGAAAGCCACTTGGGAGACGAGCCAAAAGATGCTAAAACAAACCTGATAGTCAATTACCTGCCACAGAACATGTCGCAGGATGAGCTGCGCAGTCTGTTCAGCAGCATCGGTGAGGTGGAGTCTGCCAAACTTATTCGGGACAAAATGGGAG gcCACAGTTTAGGGTACGGATTTGTTAACTATATTAACCCTAGTGATGCAGAAAGGGCAATCAGTACTCTCAATGGGCTGAGACTACAGTCTAAAACTATCAAG GTCTCTTATGCCAGGCCAAGCTCTGACTCAATTAAAGATGCCAATCTTTACATTAGTGGCTTGCCCAAGACCATGACTCAGAAAGATGTGGAAGACTTATTTTCCCAGTATGGACGCATCATAAACTCAAGGGTGCTGGTAGACCAGGCTTCAG ATGATATAACATATCCCATTCCAGGCTTGTCACGTGGAGTCGCTTTTATTCGCTTTGACAAGAGAATTGAAGCAGAAGATGCCATCAAAGGTCTGAATGGTCAAAAGCCCCCTGGAGCATCTGAGCCCATCACAGTAAAGTTTGCAGCAAATCCTAACCAGGCAAAGAACTCCCAGCTGCTGTCCCAGTTCTATCACACACAGTCTCGGCGCTTTGGAGGCCCTGTTCATCACCAGACTCAGAGGTTCAG GTTCTCACCAATGAGTGTAGACCACATGAGTAGTGTTTCGAGCATGAACGTATCCGGGAGCTCGACCCCTGGCTggtgcatttttatttacaacCTGGGACAAGATTGCGACGAAGGCCTGCTGTGGCAGATGTTCGGCCCATTCGGCGCAGTCACCAACGTCAAAGTCATCCGCGACTTCAACACCAACAAATGCCGAGGCTTTGGTTTCGTCACGATGACCAATTACGAAGAGGCCGCCATGGCCATTGCCAGCCTCAACGGATACCGTCTGGGAGACAAGGTCCTGCAAGTCTCCTTCAAGACCAGCAAGTCTCACAAATAA
- the slc1a8a gene encoding excitatory amino acid transporter 5 — MEEFLIPEDARSEHGFFPIGSKKTRLDSVKNLLHYAFTIYIRDYVKRNGLLTLSVLGVFTGCILGYTLRGCDLSMQAKIYLSFPGELLMRMLKMLILPLITSSLMSGLSSMESKACCHMGLLTVTYYLWTTFIAVVVGIVLVVIIKPGFATDMESTRLGGGPVITSADALLDLVRNMIPSNLIEATFQQYKTDLIPLLKTQDSIKQHNLVYLMPDEDHPDGHQVFLDLTAPPDIHYKAYPGSSHQMNVLGIVIFSATMGLLLGKMGERGTPLVNVCQCINECVMKIINAAVWYFPFGIIFLVAAKILDMSDPSTLGKKLGWYAVTVLTGLFVHGFVLLPLFYFLLTRKNPFSFIRGLLQAMVIALATSSSSATLPITMKCLLENCHVERQIARFVLPVGATINMDGTALYEAVAAIFIAQVNEYELDFGQMVTISITATAASIGAAGIPQAGLVTMVIVLTSVGLPPDDVTLIVAIDWILDRFRTMINVLGDSLAAGIIGHLCRKNFATDKQGSASGSCQNRNHSQNIENVHLAEVPLLAGKDCMYEVVGDTVTERPTIYYNICQV, encoded by the exons ATGGAGGAGTTCCTGATCCCTGAGGATGCTCGCTCCGAGCATGGCTTCTTTCCGATCGGTTCAAAGAAAACCAGACTGGACAGTGTAAAAAACTTGCTGCACTATGCCTTCACCATATACATCAGGGACTATGTGAAACGAAATGGGCTGCTGACTCTGTCTGTGCTAGGAGTGTTTACAGGCTGCATCCTTGGCTACACACTCAGGGGATGTGATCTCTCCATGCAG GCAAAGATTTATCTCTCGTTTCCTGGTGAACTGCTGATGCGTATGCTAAAAATGCTTATTCTTCCCCTGATCACCTCAAG TTTAATGTCAGGCTTGTCATCGATGGAATCCAAGGCCTGTTGTCATATGGGTTTACTCACTGTGACCTATTACCTGTGGACCACCTTCATTGCTGTGGTGGTTGGCATTGTACTGGTGGTGATCATCAAACCAGGCTTTGCAACAGACATGGAGAGCACCAGGCTGGGAGGAGGTCCGGTGATAACGTCTGCAGACGCTCTGCTTGACCTAGTCAG GAACATGATTCCTTCAAATCTCATAGAGGCCACATTTCAGCAG TACAAGACAGACCTTATTCCTCTTCTTAAAACACAAGACAGCATTAAGCAGCACAACTTGGTTTACCTGATGCCGGACGAAGATCATCCCGACGGTCACCAAGTGTTCCTGGATCTCACCGCACCTCCTGATATTCACTACAAGGCGTATCCTGGAAGCAGCCACCAAATGAACGTGCTGGGGATCGTCATCTTCTCAGCCACTATGG GGCTCCTGCTTGGCAAGATGGGTGAACGTGGTACGCCTTTAGTCAACGTCTGCCAGTGTATCAACGAGTGTGTCATGAAGATCATCAATGCAGCGGTGTG GTATTTTCCCTTTGGGATCATCTTTCTGGTGGCTGCAAAAATCCTGGACATGAGTGACCCCTCCACTCTGGGGAAGAAGCTGGGCTGGTACGCAGTGACCGTTCTGACTGGATTGTTTGTCCATGGCTTTGTTCTTCTTCCGctgttttatttcctcttaACTCGCAAGAACCCCTTCTCGTTCATCAGAGGATTATTGCAAGCTATGGTCATTGCCTTGGCTACATCCTCAAG TTCCGCCACACTGCCCATTACAATGAAGTGTTTATTGGAGAACTGTCATGTAGAAAGACAGATCGCACGCTTTGTGTTGCCCGTGGGTGCCACCATCAACATGGACGGCACTGCTCTCTATGAAGCGGTGGCAGCCATCTTCATCGCTCAGGTCAACGAGTACGAGCTGGATTTTGGACAGATGGTGACAATAAG CATAACGGCCACTGCTGCAAGCATCGGTGCTGCAGGGATCCCTCAGGCTGGCCTTGTAACCATGGTGATAGTGCTAACATCTGTAGGACTGCCACCAGATGACGTCACACTGATTGTAGCCATCGACTGGATTCT GGATCGTTTTCGAACAATGATTAACGTACTCGGAGACTCCCTGGCTGCTGGGATCATCGGCCATTTGTGTCGGAAAAACTTTGCCACCGATAAACAG GGATCAGCAAGTGGATCATGCCAGAATAGAAATCACAGCCAAAACATAGAGAACGTTCATTTGGCCGAGGTGCCACTGCTTGCAGGAAAAGACTGCATGTACGAGGTGGTTGGAGACACGGTTACTGAACGACCGACGATCTACTACAACATCTGTCAAGTTTAA